The Candidatus Binataceae bacterium genomic sequence GGATGTGCAGGACTCGCCAACCGACGATCAGCAGCCGATCGGCAATCAACCGCCGGTGGCATCGCCACCACAACCCTTCCGAGCACATGAACGCGACGCGCTGCGCGCGCGCCAGCACGATCAGCTCCTCTAGCCCGTGGGCGAACTCGGCTCCTTCGGCGTAATCCGCATAGGCGCGGAAAGCCGCCACTTGCCAGCCGCGATGGGGTGAATCCGGTCCCCGCCCCCGTCGTCTCCCTCCTAATTGCGCAAGCCATCGATATTCCACCCCGATGTTAGCGAGCGCTGCGCTCATCTCCGCTTGGTTGAACTGGGGCCAGCGGCGCGATCCAGGCAAGCTGCGCACATCGGCCAGCAGTTCTATCCCGTGCCGTTGGAGGAGCGCCTGGAACGCGGGCCAGGAGTGGGTGGAGTGGCCGATGCTGAAGATGGTCGCAGCAGACTCAGGAGCCGCCACCGGCGCCGCTTTGCGGGCTGCCGACATGAACTTGGGCCTGATGCTGGTTGGCGACCGCGACAATCAGCAGATGGTTGGGATGAAGATACCTGCGCGCGACCTTCAACACATCTTGGGTCGTCACAGCTCCAATCAGCTTAGGATAGCGGTCGGCGTAATCCAAGCCGAGGTGATAAACCTCGACTTGAATCAGAAAATTGGCAATCGCACTTTGAGTATCCAGCTTGAGCGGAAAACTGCCGATCAAATATTTTTTGGCCGAAGCCAGCTCATCGCTCGCAACCGGCGCTTCCTGCATCTGACGCATCTGGGCCAGCACCAGTTTAATCGCTTCGTTGGCGCTGGCGTTCTTGGTCTCCAGCACCACCTCGAAAGCGCCCGGATACAGCCCCGCCGCGTAATCGCTACCGATCGAATAGACCAATCCCGCCTTACTCCGTACCTGCTTGACCAGGTGTGACGCGAATCCGCCCCCACCATAAATGTAGTTCATCACCAGGATGCGGTAATAGTCGGGATCGGAACGGGCAATGCCGGGCGCGCCCAGAATAACGTTGGCTTGGCTCACATCACGATCGATTACCTTCAGGACCAGGCCTGCCGGCAGTGGCGGGGCGGGAAAGGGCGCCTGTGGCGGAGCGCTGCCCGCTAGCGCTCCCAGCTCACGGTTAAGATCGGCTGTCACGGCGGCGGGATCGACGTCGCCCACGACCGCGATGACCGCTCCCTTGGGGCGGTAATAGGTATGGTAGAAATTGCGCACTTCCTCGGCGGTTAGCTTTTGCACCGAAGCGGCCGTGCCCTCACTGAGATGGCCGTAAGGGGTGGGGCCGAACAGGGCGCTGACGAAGGCCGCCTGCGCGGTATAGCCGGGGTCTTCCTCGGCCGCCTTGAGCGCCGCCACGTCTTCGGCCCGCTTACGTTCGATGTCCCGGTCGGTGAGCGCTGGTTGGGTCAGCACTTGCGCCATCAGCTTGAGGGTGTCAGGCCAGTAGCGTTTCAACGAGGTGACGCTGGCGGTGGCGTAATCGCGGCTAGCGGAGACCGAGAGTGAGCTGCCCAGGAAATCGATTTGACGGTTGAGTTCGTCAGCCGAAAGCTGGCGCGTTCCTTCGGTCAGGCAGTCGGCGGCCAGATGGGCCAACCCTTCCTGCCCTTTGGGATCACGTCGCGAGCCGGCATCGAACGCGATAGCCATCGTGACCATCGGCAGGTTGTGCTGGGCGGAAACCAGCAGCACGGCGCCGTTGTTGAGGACCGAGCGCTTGATTTCCAGCGCGCTGGCGGGTCGTGAAAACAGCGGCAACAGGCTCAGCGCCAGCGTTGCTGCTACCACTTGGTTCAGCTTATGCCGGCTCACGAGGGGCTCCCCCAAGCGGCGGGAGCATGGCTGACGGGGCCGCCAGCGCCGCCGCCGGCGGGATGGGGCAGCAGGCCGGTGGGTTTGAGAATCCCCAGGGTCAGGTTGGACGGGACCAGGTATTTGCGCACCACCCGCTGAATGTCGGCGGCGGTGACCTTGTCGATGGAGGGAATATATAAATCAAGCTGTTTATAACCGCCGATCATCTCATACTGGCCCAACATCATAGCCTCCCGAAAAACCGAGTCCTGGCCATAGACAAAGCTGGCTTGCTCCTGGTTTTTAGCCTTTTGCAGCTCGCGCGCGCCCACCGGCGTGTTGGCCAGTTGCGCTACTTCCTGGTCTAAAGCCTGGATCACCGCTTGAGGCTGGACCCCGGGTCGCATCTGAGCCGTGAACCAGAACATGGTGGGGTCGAACGCGGTCATGTCGTAATCGGCGTCCACATCTACTACGAGGCGTTTTTGCTCGACCAGGTCGCGATAGAGTCGCGAACTCTTGCCGCCCGCCAGCACTTGCGAGGCCAATTCGAGGGCAAACGCGTCGCTGGCGTTGGCGTGGTTGGGAACGTGATACCCTTCGGCCACCACCGGCAGATCGGCGGCATGTTCCAGCGTCAGCCGTCGCTCGCCCTGTTGCGGTGGTTCAATTTCCGTCACCGGCGGGGGCGGCCCAGTTTGATTCTTGATTGGCGCGAAGCTCTGCCGAATCTGGCTCATCACGTGGTCCGCATTGAAGTCTCC encodes the following:
- a CDS encoding pitrilysin family protein is translated as MKPIMVSSDSKRYGRGLILVMPVLGVLALSAAAQGGLTDGVKKAVLPNGLTVLVLENHKAPVATLNVFYRVGSRNERFGHTGLSHLLEHLMFRGTKKLAPEEFSNIIQESGGRDNAFTTADFTDYFEIINRAHLDVPIYLEADRMANFAPKGFASEKDVVIEERRLRTDDNPEDALYEATQAQAYVEHPYHWPVIGWMHDIQGLTLKDALDYHAIYYSPQNAIVVAVGDFNADHVMSQIRQSFAPIKNQTGPPPPVTEIEPPQQGERRLTLEHAADLPVVAEGYHVPNHANASDAFALELASQVLAGGKSSRLYRDLVEQKRLVVDVDADYDMTAFDPTMFWFTAQMRPGVQPQAVIQALDQEVAQLANTPVGARELQKAKNQEQASFVYGQDSVFREAMMLGQYEMIGGYKQLDLYIPSIDKVTAADIQRVVRKYLVPSNLTLGILKPTGLLPHPAGGGAGGPVSHAPAAWGSPS
- a CDS encoding pitrilysin family protein; the protein is MSRHKLNQVVAATLALSLLPLFSRPASALEIKRSVLNNGAVLLVSAQHNLPMVTMAIAFDAGSRRDPKGQEGLAHLAADCLTEGTRQLSADELNRQIDFLGSSLSVSASRDYATASVTSLKRYWPDTLKLMAQVLTQPALTDRDIERKRAEDVAALKAAEEDPGYTAQAAFVSALFGPTPYGHLSEGTAASVQKLTAEEVRNFYHTYYRPKGAVIAVVGDVDPAAVTADLNRELGALAGSAPPQAPFPAPPLPAGLVLKVIDRDVSQANVILGAPGIARSDPDYYRILVMNYIYGGGGFASHLVKQVRSKAGLVYSIGSDYAAGLYPGAFEVVLETKNASANEAIKLVLAQMRQMQEAPVASDELASAKKYLIGSFPLKLDTQSAIANFLIQVEVYHLGLDYADRYPKLIGAVTTQDVLKVARRYLHPNHLLIVAVANQHQAQVHVGSPQSGAGGGS
- a CDS encoding DUF488 domain-containing protein, whose protein sequence is MAAPESAATIFSIGHSTHSWPAFQALLQRHGIELLADVRSLPGSRRWPQFNQAEMSAALANIGVEYRWLAQLGGRRRGRGPDSPHRGWQVAAFRAYADYAEGAEFAHGLEELIVLARAQRVAFMCSEGLWWRCHRRLIADRLLIVGWRVLHILPDGKLSPHQLTSFARVVAGGLIYDGEGETAT